A region of Candidatus Nitrospira nitrificans DNA encodes the following proteins:
- a CDS encoding DNA-methyltransferase: protein MRHDIYFHNCCHTVDKDVWTSYSLARVQPTLQPKRRPGEVRDAIFSVLATRPGGASLQAIEQHVVDLIGDGARSSVRSYLRLNTPSLFVRTARGQYELKTASQPLPGKTAESCLQYYRRFSFGNAEVFEADCLNWLRRQQVNTIHGVVTDPPYGLFEYTAEQQRKLRNGRGGVWRIPPSFDGVQRSPLPRFTVFSPQDLRALELFFFEWAQVLIPALVPGANVVVATNPLLSYVVSGALAKAGLERRGEIVRLVMTMRGGDRPKAAHEEFPDVSVMPRSMWEPWLIFRKPLEGRVQDNLRKWGTGGFRRPSPHKPFGDVIASSPTHKTERQLASHPSLKPQQFLRTLVRGVLPLGSGTVLDPFCGTGSTLAAAEAVGYSSIGIEKDPHYFEIAKTALPRLAHYKNGTFIQ, encoded by the coding sequence ATGAGACACGATATCTATTTCCACAACTGTTGCCATACGGTTGACAAAGACGTCTGGACGTCTTATTCTCTGGCGCGTGTACAGCCTACCTTGCAACCGAAACGGCGTCCTGGCGAAGTTCGGGACGCCATTTTTTCGGTTCTCGCAACCAGACCAGGCGGCGCTTCTCTGCAAGCAATTGAACAGCACGTTGTCGATCTCATCGGTGATGGAGCGCGGTCAAGCGTCCGATCGTATTTAAGATTGAACACGCCGTCCCTCTTCGTGCGGACCGCGAGAGGGCAGTATGAATTGAAGACGGCCTCACAACCGCTTCCGGGCAAGACCGCTGAAAGTTGCCTTCAGTATTATCGAAGGTTTTCCTTCGGAAATGCCGAAGTTTTTGAAGCTGATTGCCTGAACTGGCTACGCCGACAGCAGGTTAATACCATTCACGGCGTGGTGACTGATCCGCCATATGGATTGTTCGAATATACTGCGGAACAGCAGAGAAAATTGAGGAATGGCAGGGGCGGTGTCTGGCGTATTCCTCCGTCTTTTGACGGAGTTCAACGGTCGCCTCTTCCTAGATTCACGGTCTTTTCGCCACAAGACCTACGCGCACTAGAGCTTTTCTTCTTTGAGTGGGCACAGGTCCTCATCCCGGCTTTGGTTCCAGGCGCTAACGTTGTTGTCGCCACGAATCCCTTGCTCTCATATGTGGTCTCGGGTGCTTTGGCGAAGGCTGGTCTTGAAAGGCGTGGAGAAATTGTGCGTCTTGTGATGACGATGAGGGGAGGAGATAGACCCAAAGCGGCGCATGAAGAGTTTCCCGATGTCAGCGTCATGCCACGTTCCATGTGGGAACCATGGCTGATTTTCCGTAAACCACTAGAGGGAAGAGTTCAGGATAATTTGAGAAAGTGGGGGACCGGTGGCTTTCGAAGGCCATCCCCCCATAAGCCATTCGGGGATGTTATTGCTTCTTCTCCCACGCACAAAACAGAAAGGCAACTTGCGTCTCACCCAAGCTTGAAACCTCAGCAATTCTTACGGACGCTGGTAAGGGGCGTTCTTCCTCTTGGGAGCGGAACCGTGCTTGATCCATTCTGCGGAACCGGGTCCACGCTTGCGGCCGCTGAAGCGGTGGGATATTCGAGTATAGGGATTGAAAAGGACCCCCATTATTTTGAGATTGCGAAAACAGCTCTGCCACGACTGGCTCACTACAAAAATGGCACCTTTATTCAGTGA
- a CDS encoding NmrA family NAD(P)-binding protein yields MFVVLGATGNTGSAVVETLLNNKQPVRVIVRSIEKGARWKTKGAEVAVASLDDVSALTKAFEGANGVYLLVPPNYGAEAWLADQRQRMDRAAETVQKSGVEHVVFLSSVGGHLHGGTGPIRAASYGEQTLGCIAKRLTILRPCYFMDNWAPVIGAAKTQGILPTFIAPQAKIPMISTKDIGRIGAERLMSGGRGKQIVEMAGPEEYSPDQAASALSQILGKTVTAQHAPLSAVVPTFKSFGFSDEAANLFEEMYSAFSKGTIGYEHPDKLARGTVTLSEALRSMV; encoded by the coding sequence ATGTTCGTTGTTCTCGGTGCTACAGGGAATACAGGATCGGCCGTCGTAGAGACTCTGCTAAACAACAAACAGCCTGTCAGGGTGATCGTTCGTTCAATCGAGAAGGGAGCCCGCTGGAAAACGAAAGGGGCGGAAGTGGCGGTGGCGTCCCTCGACGACGTATCGGCGTTAACCAAGGCATTTGAAGGGGCAAACGGAGTGTATCTGTTGGTGCCGCCGAATTACGGGGCCGAAGCTTGGTTGGCGGATCAACGACAGAGAATGGATCGCGCTGCGGAAACCGTTCAGAAGAGTGGAGTCGAACATGTTGTGTTCCTGTCGTCGGTCGGGGGGCATTTGCATGGTGGGACAGGCCCGATTCGGGCGGCGAGCTATGGCGAACAAACCCTTGGCTGTATTGCCAAGCGTCTCACCATCCTTCGCCCCTGCTATTTCATGGACAACTGGGCACCTGTGATCGGCGCGGCAAAGACCCAAGGAATCCTTCCGACGTTCATTGCGCCTCAAGCCAAGATTCCGATGATTTCCACCAAGGACATCGGTCGGATCGGCGCGGAGCGGCTGATGAGTGGTGGAAGGGGGAAGCAGATCGTGGAAATGGCGGGCCCGGAAGAGTATAGCCCGGATCAAGCAGCATCGGCACTCAGTCAGATTCTTGGGAAAACGGTGACCGCCCAACATGCGCCACTCAGTGCCGTGGTTCCGACATTCAAATCATTTGGGTTTTCCGATGAAGCGGCGAACCTGTTCGAAGAAATGTACAGCGCCTTCTCGAAAGGGACGATCGGGTACGAGCATCCTGATAAG